One genomic segment of Desulfocapsa sulfexigens DSM 10523 includes these proteins:
- a CDS encoding TRAP transporter substrate-binding protein, with product MYQLKRAIQILIPFLMALCFCTQLQASTKYLFKVASIAPEGSIWTKRFRDFAAEVNEQSNGEVAFKVYSGGIMGDDQAMYRKLRVGQLNGGGFTMTGIGNVVPDYRIMGVPFFFRSYEEVDYVQQGLMPLFQKAFNKEALELIAMTEVGFVYSMSTTPVSTLSGLKKSKVWAPEDDPVSATFLQTLDITPLPLSIPDVLTSLQTGMVETVFNSLYGNIVLQWFTKTKYISDIPFGYAYGAILLDRKKFSRLPESYQVMIRETAGKHFGMLIADTRKSNLESRQVLVDNGVAFIPPEPADVLVLNDKHDETVRRLQGTAFSEEIYQAAVKLLNEYRNRQDK from the coding sequence ATGTATCAACTGAAACGAGCTATCCAGATTCTGATCCCTTTCTTAATGGCATTATGCTTTTGTACTCAGCTGCAGGCCAGCACGAAATATCTCTTCAAAGTTGCAAGCATTGCCCCGGAGGGTAGTATCTGGACAAAACGCTTCCGCGATTTTGCCGCAGAAGTGAACGAGCAAAGCAACGGGGAGGTGGCGTTTAAGGTATACTCGGGCGGGATCATGGGAGATGATCAGGCGATGTATCGTAAGCTACGGGTTGGACAGCTCAATGGTGGTGGCTTCACCATGACCGGTATTGGTAATGTGGTGCCGGATTACCGAATCATGGGGGTACCCTTTTTTTTTCGATCCTATGAGGAGGTTGATTATGTGCAACAGGGACTTATGCCTCTTTTTCAGAAGGCCTTTAATAAAGAAGCTCTGGAACTTATTGCCATGACCGAAGTGGGCTTTGTCTACTCCATGTCCACCACACCTGTCTCCACTCTCAGTGGGCTGAAAAAGAGTAAGGTATGGGCTCCGGAAGATGATCCCGTGAGTGCGACCTTTCTTCAAACTTTGGATATTACGCCACTGCCATTGAGTATTCCCGATGTCCTCACATCCCTGCAGACAGGAATGGTGGAGACGGTATTTAACTCTCTGTATGGAAATATTGTTCTGCAATGGTTCACCAAAACGAAATATATATCGGATATTCCCTTTGGCTATGCCTATGGTGCCATCCTGCTGGATCGCAAAAAATTTTCCCGTCTTCCGGAGTCGTACCAGGTAATGATACGAGAGACAGCGGGGAAACATTTTGGAATGCTCATCGCTGACACCCGTAAAAGTAACCTGGAATCAAGACAGGTACTGGTGGATAATGGCGTTGCTTTTATTCCTCCTGAGCCTGCAGATGTACTTGTCCTTAATGACAAACATGATGAAACTGTCCGTCGATTGCAGGGTACTGCTTTCAGTGAAGAGATTTATCAGGCGGCTGTGAAACTACTTAATGAGTATCGAAACCGACAAGATAAATAA
- a CDS encoding TRAP transporter small permease: MDIRQVARQIGVFEKRLVDGLLCILLLAMIFLACLQIGLRTFFSSGLLWADPLLRYLVIWCGMFGAVVATREKKHIAIDVLGYLAAERIKPWIGLLIDFFSSLVAAALTWAAILFVRNEFSFGSIPLLSIPSWGWALVFPLGFGLITLHFLAAISADIKTLVSSQRKTEPGREK; encoded by the coding sequence ATGGACATCAGGCAGGTTGCACGTCAGATCGGGGTTTTTGAAAAACGACTTGTGGACGGTCTGCTCTGTATCCTCCTGCTGGCGATGATTTTTCTTGCTTGTCTGCAGATTGGTCTGCGGACATTTTTTTCGAGCGGTCTGCTCTGGGCTGACCCACTGCTGCGTTATCTGGTTATATGGTGTGGCATGTTCGGGGCGGTTGTGGCGACCAGAGAGAAAAAACATATTGCCATTGATGTACTAGGCTACCTGGCGGCCGAGCGTATTAAACCCTGGATAGGACTCCTGATAGATTTTTTTTCATCTCTTGTTGCGGCTGCTCTTACCTGGGCGGCCATTCTTTTTGTTCGTAATGAGTTTTCTTTTGGCAGTATCCCCCTTTTGAGTATTCCTTCCTGGGGCTGGGCCCTGGTCTTTCCCTTGGGGTTTGGTCTGATTACCCTGCATTTCCTTGCGGCAATAAGCGCAGATATAAAAACACTTGTCTCTTCTCAACGGAAAACTGAGCCAGGGAGAGAAAAGTGA
- a CDS encoding TRAP transporter large permease produces MNILKGVILGLALLGSPLFIVISAVALLSFYSVDIDISVVIIEMSRLIDTPLLLALPLFIFAGTILSDSGTPKRLLGLSNVLLGWLPGGLALIALIVCAVFTAFTGASGVTIFALGGLLLPALLKDGYTEKFSLGLITSSGSLGLLFPPSLPLILYGVIAEVRIDHLFLAGILPGILMLLLLVAYSVYRSPSRKVQERQINGKQILAALRETVWELPLPFIVLGGIYGGFLVAGEAAAITALYVLVVEVFIYRDIKLQQLPGIMVKSMMLFGGILVILAASMATTNFLVDQEVPMRLFEFIRNYISSKYTFLLLLNIFLLVVGSMLDIFSALVLIVPLIVPIARGYEVNLIHLGIIFLTNLQIGYCTPPVGLNLFLASYRFERPVIQLYSATLPFLALLMLTLVIITYFPLLSLFLVQLLG; encoded by the coding sequence GTGAATATTTTAAAAGGAGTCATTCTAGGTCTGGCCCTTCTTGGCAGCCCCTTGTTTATAGTTATCTCTGCCGTGGCCCTGCTGTCTTTTTACAGTGTGGATATTGATATCTCGGTTGTAATCATCGAGATGTCACGTCTGATCGATACGCCACTCTTGCTTGCTCTGCCTCTCTTTATTTTTGCGGGCACCATTTTGTCCGATAGTGGAACTCCAAAGCGTCTCCTCGGTCTGTCCAATGTATTGCTGGGGTGGCTTCCTGGCGGGCTTGCTCTGATTGCACTTATAGTCTGCGCGGTATTCACCGCATTTACCGGTGCCTCGGGAGTGACCATTTTTGCTCTTGGCGGGCTGCTCCTTCCGGCACTTCTCAAGGATGGTTATACAGAAAAATTTTCTCTTGGCCTTATTACCTCATCGGGTAGTCTGGGATTACTGTTCCCGCCAAGTTTACCCCTTATCCTCTATGGGGTTATCGCCGAGGTACGGATAGATCATCTCTTTCTTGCAGGTATCCTGCCGGGTATCCTGATGCTGCTTTTGCTGGTTGCCTATTCCGTCTACAGAAGTCCGTCCAGAAAGGTGCAGGAAAGACAGATTAATGGTAAGCAGATACTTGCAGCCCTCAGGGAGACAGTATGGGAACTGCCTCTGCCTTTTATAGTCCTTGGAGGGATTTATGGCGGTTTTCTGGTGGCAGGCGAGGCTGCTGCTATAACCGCTCTGTATGTATTGGTGGTTGAGGTGTTTATCTATCGAGACATAAAACTGCAGCAGTTACCCGGAATCATGGTGAAGTCCATGATGCTTTTCGGTGGTATTCTGGTTATTCTTGCAGCCTCCATGGCTACAACCAATTTTCTGGTGGATCAGGAGGTGCCCATGCGCCTCTTCGAATTTATCCGCAACTATATCTCCAGCAAGTACACATTTCTCCTGCTGCTGAACATCTTTCTCCTTGTTGTCGGCTCCATGCTGGATATTTTTTCAGCGTTGGTCCTTATTGTGCCGCTTATTGTTCCGATTGCCAGAGGCTATGAAGTCAATCTGATTCATCTCGGCATAATTTTTCTCACCAACCTCCAGATCGGCTACTGTACACCGCCAGTGGGACTCAATCTTTTTCTGGCCAGTTACCGCTTTGAACGACCTGTGATCCAGCTCTACAGTGCCACCTTGCCATTTCTGGCACTGTTGATGCTTACTCTGGTTATTATTACGTATTTCCCCCTGTTAAGTCTTTTTCTTGTCCAGTTGTTGGGATGA
- a CDS encoding NfeD family protein: MASKHGVHAGFLSALTLLFTFLILHSENGWAQPGASSAFILEVRGAIGPGVSDFVRRGLEKADREKAEIVILKLDTPGGLDMAMREIVKDVLASPVPVVSYVAPEGARAASAGTYILYASHVAAMAPATNLGAATPVTIAGMPDMEGKGEQQDDGTGGEKNLQGSQNAMKNKMVNDAEAYIVSLAEKHGRNREWAAKAVREAVSLGSAEALRLGVVDFVADNIDDLLAQIDGKEVILATGSRQLDTSDLRLVHMEKDWRTRLLMVIGDPNIAYMLMLLGMYGLFFELANPGSVLPGVLGGTALLLALYAFQMLPVNYAGLALIVLGLSFMVAEAFTPSFGVLGLGGLAAFVFGSIILMDEKSLQISLVLIGSTGLFSFVCILWILGALLSIRRKRVITGEEQMLDSIGVAMDDFTEDGRVWILGESWQANSTAPLKKGEKVKVLRQDGLCLSVTPLQEVE; the protein is encoded by the coding sequence ATGGCAAGTAAACATGGTGTGCACGCTGGTTTCCTTTCGGCCCTGACTCTTCTCTTTACCTTTTTAATTTTACATTCTGAAAATGGATGGGCCCAACCTGGAGCTTCTTCCGCTTTTATTCTTGAGGTCAGGGGAGCAATCGGACCGGGGGTAAGTGATTTTGTGAGACGCGGTCTTGAAAAAGCTGATAGAGAAAAAGCCGAAATCGTTATCCTGAAGCTTGATACCCCGGGAGGACTCGATATGGCCATGCGGGAGATTGTCAAGGATGTCCTGGCCTCTCCTGTCCCGGTGGTGAGCTATGTTGCTCCAGAAGGAGCACGGGCTGCAAGTGCTGGAACCTATATCCTCTATGCAAGCCATGTGGCAGCCATGGCTCCGGCCACAAACCTTGGTGCTGCTACTCCGGTGACCATAGCAGGGATGCCGGATATGGAAGGGAAAGGGGAGCAGCAGGATGATGGTACGGGAGGGGAGAAGAACCTGCAGGGCTCGCAAAATGCCATGAAGAACAAGATGGTCAATGACGCTGAGGCCTATATAGTATCCCTCGCAGAAAAACATGGAAGAAACAGGGAATGGGCGGCAAAAGCGGTGCGGGAGGCTGTGAGTCTAGGTTCAGCAGAGGCTTTACGTCTGGGGGTCGTCGATTTTGTGGCAGACAATATCGATGATCTTCTGGCCCAGATTGATGGAAAGGAGGTGATACTCGCCACAGGAAGCAGGCAACTGGATACAAGTGATCTTCGTCTGGTGCATATGGAAAAAGACTGGCGTACCAGGTTGCTTATGGTGATAGGTGATCCTAATATCGCCTATATGCTGATGCTTCTCGGTATGTATGGCCTTTTCTTTGAACTGGCCAATCCCGGTTCTGTTCTGCCGGGTGTACTGGGTGGTACTGCTTTGCTCCTTGCCCTCTACGCCTTTCAGATGCTCCCGGTGAATTATGCAGGACTTGCACTTATTGTCCTCGGGCTCTCCTTTATGGTGGCAGAAGCTTTTACCCCCAGTTTTGGAGTTCTGGGGCTGGGAGGACTGGCAGCATTTGTGTTTGGATCCATCATTCTGATGGACGAAAAAAGCCTGCAGATATCTCTTGTTCTTATCGGCAGTACCGGGCTGTTCTCATTCGTCTGTATCCTCTGGATTCTCGGCGCTCTGTTGTCAATAAGACGTAAAAGGGTGATCACGGGTGAGGAGCAGATGCTCGACAGCATCGGTGTGGCCATGGACGATTTTACAGAAGACGGACGGGTCTGGATCCTTGGGGAATCATGGCAGGCCAACAGTACAGCTCCCCTGAAAAAGGGGGAAAAAGTCAAAGTTCTCAGGCAGGATGGCTTGTGTCTTTCCGTTACACCTTTACAGGAGGTAGAATGA
- a CDS encoding slipin family protein codes for MITVPIIVFPIGLLVALVALSFKIVPEYQRLVVFFLGRFQEVKQPGLRLVVPGIQQMRRVDLRVITMDVPSQDVISRDNVTVRVNAVLYFRVVDPEKAIIQVEDYYNATSQLAQTTLRSVLGQHDLDEMLVEREKMNADLQQIIDKQSDAWGIKVSNVEIKHVDLNENMVRAIAKQAEAERERRAKIIHAEGELQASEKLLAAANVISQNPQALQLRYLQTLNDISNENTTTIVFPLPIETIKGLFEKAPVKF; via the coding sequence ATGATCACTGTGCCCATTATTGTTTTTCCAATCGGGCTGCTTGTAGCCCTGGTAGCACTTTCATTTAAGATTGTTCCGGAGTATCAGCGTCTGGTGGTTTTCTTTCTTGGTCGATTTCAGGAAGTTAAACAACCTGGCTTGAGACTGGTTGTCCCCGGGATTCAGCAGATGCGTCGGGTGGATTTACGGGTAATCACCATGGATGTGCCAAGTCAGGATGTTATTTCCAGAGATAACGTTACGGTACGTGTTAACGCGGTCCTGTATTTTCGGGTTGTTGATCCGGAAAAAGCGATTATTCAGGTCGAGGATTACTATAATGCCACCAGTCAACTGGCTCAGACAACTCTGCGCTCGGTACTAGGGCAGCATGATCTTGACGAGATGTTGGTGGAAAGAGAAAAGATGAATGCGGATCTCCAGCAGATCATCGACAAGCAGTCTGATGCCTGGGGTATTAAAGTCAGTAACGTAGAGATCAAACATGTGGATTTGAATGAGAACATGGTGCGTGCCATTGCCAAACAGGCCGAAGCGGAACGGGAACGGCGGGCAAAGATAATCCACGCGGAGGGAGAACTGCAGGCCTCTGAGAAACTCCTGGCAGCTGCAAATGTCATCTCGCAGAATCCGCAGGCCCTGCAGCTCAGATATCTGCAGACTCTCAATGATATCTCCAACGAGAATACCACCACTATTGTTTTTCCCTTGCCCATCGAAACAATCAAAGGATTGTTTGAGAAGGCACCGGTAAAGTTTTGA
- a CDS encoding regulatory protein GemA, giving the protein MTLDHKKLAVIHIVKRELDLSDDDYRDILERETGVRSAKDLDEKGFRRLMRAFAASGYYRINKHGLTLRQKMYIGHLADDLGWDEEHLKNFLNKYYHKQEIERLTKGEASKVIESLKNILKRE; this is encoded by the coding sequence ATGACACTGGATCATAAAAAGCTTGCGGTTATTCACATCGTCAAGCGGGAGTTGGACCTGAGTGATGACGATTATCGGGATATTCTGGAGCGTGAGACTGGTGTCCGCTCAGCAAAAGATCTGGATGAGAAGGGGTTCAGGCGTTTGATGCGTGCCTTTGCAGCAAGTGGTTACTATCGTATCAACAAGCACGGTCTTACGCTGCGACAGAAAATGTATATTGGCCACCTGGCCGACGATCTAGGCTGGGATGAAGAACACCTGAAAAACTTTTTGAACAAATATTACCATAAGCAAGAGATCGAAAGGCTGACAAAGGGGGAGGCGAGTAAAGTGATTGAGTCACTAAAGAATATACTTAAACGTGAATGA
- a CDS encoding PhnD/SsuA/transferrin family substrate-binding protein, giving the protein MTERNTVLSPAKNKRVIFFLILLLLMFGNWLSNGLSQPLQEVKIGVLAKRGPEIALKKWSATADYLSQALPGYRFQIAALDFTEIHAAVQEGTIDFVLANSAFYVELEKLYGVKRIATLLNQDSSGRQTTMFGGVILARSDREDIREIRDLKGKSFMAVEQRSFGGWIMCWRELHRMGLEPEKFFSSLQFGQTHDAVVAAVQRGDVDGGTVRTDTLERMAEGGDINLDDFHILNEQQVENFPFRISTSLYPEWPFAAVKDTSLDLARQVASALLAMKADAPAAIAGKSAGWTVALNYQPVHDCLMELRIGPYSDFGYFSFYDVVKKYWLQLVLLFLSFTIVVLTSLYILRLNRRIRQKKEEVDELNRTLEAKVLERTRKVNSLLDQELYLREIMETIAEVNGLLISATDMDMLLQEACRVMGEHGHYAYSWIGLLENNVVSRVFTSDDSVRFPSDPPYDPMDTEDSFSLTPAAHCMAKNQTVVVRQSSTVSTVSPWLDLAEVTEYQSVISLPLRADQYSSPLGAFSVYTLRLEGFEEEEIAMLEELAGDIGFAINAFRQKEQVAKLERERTENYEETILSFANIIDHRDTYTAGHTTRVAHYCKLLAREMGLGEEETGILQKAAVLHDIGKIATPDSVLLKPGKLSDLDYDLIKLHALAGYEILSGIGMYEDLAVIIRHHHERYDGMGYPDHLCGEGIPLLSRVLTVADAFDAMTTNRIYKPRKAISEALQDLQRLSGSQFDPAVVAAALNVLRDVEVPKAISQLPITQMEQRRFSYFFNDKLTSLYNEDYLQIILQNNKDLHEYHCLHSIHVKKLQQYNQHQGWESGNILMQRIALELEETFPETLLFRAHGQYFIIISREHFEINAAELSFACLKETGVAFELDHLDLQKDTVYTINNMDKFIVQSGED; this is encoded by the coding sequence ATGACGGAGAGAAACACGGTGCTCAGCCCGGCGAAAAATAAAAGAGTAATTTTCTTTTTGATCCTGCTGTTGCTGATGTTTGGCAATTGGCTGTCCAATGGCTTATCACAACCATTGCAGGAGGTGAAAATCGGTGTACTGGCCAAGCGGGGTCCTGAAATAGCTCTTAAAAAATGGTCGGCAACGGCGGATTACCTGTCCCAGGCACTTCCTGGGTATCGTTTTCAGATTGCAGCCCTTGATTTTACGGAAATCCATGCAGCTGTTCAAGAAGGAACAATTGACTTTGTGCTCGCCAACTCGGCATTTTATGTGGAACTGGAAAAATTGTATGGGGTCAAGCGGATAGCAACTCTTCTCAACCAGGACAGCTCCGGTCGGCAGACCACCATGTTTGGCGGGGTAATCCTGGCCCGCTCTGACAGAGAGGATATCCGGGAAATTCGGGATCTGAAAGGGAAAAGCTTTATGGCCGTGGAGCAGCGTTCTTTTGGGGGCTGGATCATGTGCTGGCGGGAGCTGCATCGAATGGGGCTTGAGCCGGAAAAATTTTTCTCCTCACTGCAATTTGGCCAGACTCATGATGCTGTTGTGGCGGCAGTTCAAAGGGGAGACGTCGATGGAGGTACTGTCCGGACTGACACTCTGGAGCGGATGGCTGAAGGGGGTGATATCAATCTGGATGATTTTCATATTCTCAATGAGCAGCAGGTGGAAAACTTTCCTTTCAGGATAAGTACTTCTCTTTACCCCGAATGGCCCTTCGCGGCCGTGAAAGACACTTCTCTTGACCTGGCTCGCCAGGTTGCCTCGGCTTTACTGGCTATGAAGGCAGATGCCCCGGCAGCCATTGCAGGAAAAAGTGCCGGCTGGACCGTGGCACTGAATTACCAGCCCGTTCACGATTGCCTTATGGAGCTACGTATAGGACCCTATTCGGATTTTGGTTATTTCAGCTTTTATGATGTAGTGAAAAAGTACTGGCTGCAGCTTGTTCTTCTGTTCCTTTCTTTTACCATTGTTGTATTGACTTCTCTTTATATTCTCCGGCTCAATCGGAGGATCAGGCAGAAGAAAGAGGAAGTTGATGAGTTGAACAGAACTCTTGAGGCTAAGGTCCTGGAACGTACCAGAAAGGTAAACAGCCTTCTTGACCAGGAACTGTACCTTCGTGAAATAATGGAAACAATCGCTGAGGTGAATGGCCTCCTTATCTCAGCAACAGATATGGATATGCTGTTACAGGAGGCTTGCCGGGTAATGGGGGAACATGGGCATTACGCCTATAGCTGGATCGGTTTGTTGGAAAACAATGTGGTGAGCAGAGTTTTTACCAGCGATGACTCTGTCAGGTTTCCGAGTGATCCTCCTTATGATCCGATGGATACCGAGGATTCTTTTTCATTAACACCCGCTGCGCATTGTATGGCAAAGAACCAAACGGTGGTTGTGCGACAGAGCAGTACTGTCAGTACTGTTTCTCCCTGGCTGGATCTGGCTGAAGTTACGGAATATCAATCTGTTATCTCTTTGCCTCTTCGTGCCGATCAGTACAGCTCACCGTTGGGTGCTTTCAGTGTTTACACTCTGCGACTGGAGGGGTTTGAAGAGGAAGAAATTGCCATGCTCGAGGAGCTCGCCGGTGATATCGGTTTTGCTATCAATGCCTTCAGACAGAAAGAGCAGGTCGCAAAGCTAGAGAGAGAACGCACTGAAAATTACGAAGAGACTATTCTCTCCTTTGCCAATATTATTGATCACAGAGACACTTATACTGCCGGACATACCACACGGGTAGCCCATTACTGTAAGCTGCTCGCCAGGGAAATGGGCCTTGGAGAAGAAGAAACAGGGATCCTGCAAAAGGCAGCCGTTCTTCATGATATTGGTAAAATTGCCACGCCGGATAGTGTTCTGCTTAAACCCGGTAAGCTTTCCGACCTGGACTATGATCTTATTAAGCTCCATGCGCTGGCAGGATATGAGATACTCTCGGGTATCGGGATGTATGAAGATCTGGCAGTGATCATACGGCACCACCATGAGCGATATGACGGAATGGGCTACCCGGATCATCTTTGCGGGGAGGGCATCCCACTTCTATCCAGGGTTCTTACTGTCGCCGACGCTTTCGATGCTATGACAACCAATCGTATTTACAAGCCAAGAAAGGCTATTTCTGAAGCGCTACAGGATTTGCAAAGACTTAGCGGAAGTCAGTTTGACCCCGCTGTTGTAGCTGCAGCCCTCAATGTGCTCAGGGATGTGGAGGTGCCAAAAGCCATTTCTCAGTTGCCAATAACACAGATGGAGCAACGCCGTTTTTCCTATTTTTTTAATGATAAATTGACAAGTTTATACAACGAAGATTACCTCCAGATTATTCTGCAAAACAATAAGGATCTCCATGAATACCACTGTTTGCATAGTATTCACGTAAAAAAACTCCAGCAGTATAACCAGCATCAGGGATGGGAATCTGGGAACATTTTGATGCAGAGGATTGCACTTGAGCTGGAGGAAACCTTTCCTGAAACCCTGCTGTTTAGAGCACATGGCCAGTATTTTATAATAATTTCCAGAGAACATTTTGAAATCAATGCGGCAGAGCTGTCGTTTGCCTGTCTCAAGGAGACCGGGGTGGCTTTTGAGCTGGATCACCTTGATTTGCAAAAAGACACTGTCTATACTATTAATAATATGGATAAATTTATAGTTCAGTCAGGGGAAGACTAG
- a CDS encoding universal stress protein yields MTTFSKILLPIDFTECSTAVLSHAKLMKEKFDADIYLLYAMPGSEQYKGLNMDSEWLVNYGHSLKREAENAMENFINQHMQGFEPKKAVVRIGEVVTETATYVDEEGIDLIITASHGCRTAENRIYGSIAEGISRESGCPVMIVHP; encoded by the coding sequence ATGACGACATTTTCCAAAATTTTGCTGCCGATTGACTTTACCGAGTGTTCTACTGCTGTTTTGTCTCACGCCAAACTGATGAAAGAGAAATTCGATGCTGATATCTATCTCCTTTACGCTATGCCGGGTTCCGAGCAGTACAAGGGGCTCAATATGGACTCTGAGTGGCTTGTCAATTATGGGCACTCTCTGAAACGGGAAGCAGAGAATGCCATGGAGAACTTTATTAATCAGCATATGCAGGGCTTTGAGCCGAAAAAGGCTGTGGTGAGAATAGGTGAAGTTGTTACAGAGACTGCCACCTATGTGGACGAAGAGGGTATTGATCTGATCATAACAGCGAGTCATGGGTGTCGCACCGCAGAGAACAGGATATATGGTTCAATCGCCGAGGGAATAAGTCGTGAATCGGGGTGTCCGGTGATGATTGTTCACCCCTGA
- a CDS encoding stage II sporulation protein M, with product MFTKENKTHFHRAWIRLIFAYLSAFFLSFAVGSFLIQIMGMSPETLFEFSTKRVSYAFPVFQAGTELGVDLGLVLFFWNSLASIITISFLYTAPLFNPRDTLLFPQTIRKMLCGRRRMKLLCFLPGCLKFEEESLRRVYVWLMVPWLGMILLGMESGLTVSTSSYAFGSYGVGFLSLIPHGVVEIPTIALAGAVVFAVHLVIKKESVEKNSEEIFAFINSFKQEVPLRRIVLFVMSFLFVAGLVEGHITPKILDALVQ from the coding sequence ATGTTTACCAAAGAGAATAAAACCCATTTTCACCGTGCCTGGATCAGGTTGATTTTTGCCTATCTGTCTGCATTCTTCCTCAGTTTTGCAGTTGGATCTTTCCTCATACAAATCATGGGGATGTCCCCGGAAACACTGTTTGAGTTTTCTACTAAACGTGTTTCCTATGCCTTCCCAGTATTTCAAGCTGGAACAGAACTCGGAGTTGATCTGGGGCTTGTGTTGTTTTTCTGGAACAGCCTGGCCTCTATCATTACTATTTCATTTCTCTATACTGCACCGCTCTTTAATCCCCGGGACACCCTCCTTTTTCCACAAACGATACGGAAGATGCTCTGTGGCAGAAGAAGAATGAAACTACTCTGTTTTCTCCCGGGATGCTTGAAGTTTGAAGAAGAGTCGCTTCGCAGGGTCTATGTGTGGCTGATGGTACCCTGGTTGGGAATGATACTGCTTGGTATGGAAAGTGGGCTGACCGTTTCAACGTCAAGCTATGCGTTTGGATCCTATGGCGTAGGCTTTCTTTCCCTGATCCCCCACGGCGTAGTGGAAATTCCGACCATTGCCCTTGCCGGAGCAGTCGTGTTTGCCGTACATCTGGTAATCAAAAAAGAATCGGTGGAAAAGAATTCGGAAGAAATATTTGCATTTATTAATAGTTTTAAACAGGAGGTTCCTTTGAGACGAATAGTCCTGTTCGTCATGTCTTTTTTGTTTGTTGCCGGGCTGGTTGAAGGTCACATCACACCGAAAATCCTGGATGCTCTGGTTCAATAA